From a single Deltaproteobacteria bacterium genomic region:
- a CDS encoding sulfatase: MSMPRAIAVGLIVLLGVVGLGAATTGYRSSAPARPNLVLINVDTLRADHLGCYGYGRDTSPFIDGLARAGVRVVDARTNSSFTREAVAALFTGKLPSTSGAMGWGAKPAASDETLAEILERAGYATGFFSATTMLTDPGFAQGFGVARHLTEAWGVSGLGPQLSEEALAFVARASDRPFFLYLHYLDPHGPYQPSTAHYRRFTSTPIANPLNIYADVRPRLNELRAEGFGPGDPRFEDQVARYDAEIADTDDAIRQLFTGLERLGVLDGTRVVLTADHGEEFLDHGFVEHAWTLYDDVLRVPLVLWPASAWPTPPKGRLAATVDLLPTILEALGVRDRPAGLDGTPLGAAAARPFVAELLIAERNVLRTVIDGRWKYVAAQKWLPPEARPDAARVENELRDSGAPRVDPCGVVVHEELYALDADPREQRDRAGDDVAVMARLRAALVPTLAACRGSRTSGAAGGPSEEDRRRLRALGYVE; this comes from the coding sequence ATGAGCATGCCGCGTGCGATCGCCGTTGGGCTCATCGTCCTGCTCGGTGTCGTCGGGCTCGGTGCGGCGACCACCGGTTACCGATCGAGCGCCCCGGCGCGGCCGAACCTCGTCCTCATCAACGTCGATACCCTGCGCGCCGATCACCTCGGCTGTTACGGCTACGGTCGCGACACGTCCCCGTTCATCGACGGTCTCGCTCGTGCGGGCGTGCGCGTCGTGGACGCACGCACCAACTCCTCGTTCACGCGTGAGGCGGTGGCCGCGCTGTTCACCGGGAAGCTGCCGTCGACGAGCGGCGCCATGGGGTGGGGGGCGAAGCCCGCGGCGAGCGACGAAACGCTCGCGGAGATCCTCGAGCGCGCCGGCTACGCAACCGGGTTCTTCAGCGCCACGACCATGCTGACCGATCCGGGCTTCGCGCAGGGGTTCGGCGTCGCGCGTCACCTCACGGAGGCGTGGGGCGTGAGCGGCCTCGGGCCTCAGCTCTCCGAGGAAGCCCTCGCCTTCGTTGCGCGCGCCTCCGATCGCCCGTTCTTCCTCTACCTCCACTACCTCGATCCGCACGGACCCTATCAGCCGAGCACGGCGCACTATCGCCGGTTCACGTCGACGCCGATCGCCAATCCCCTGAACATCTATGCCGACGTGCGGCCGAGGCTGAACGAGCTCCGCGCTGAAGGGTTCGGACCGGGCGATCCGCGCTTCGAGGATCAAGTCGCGCGTTACGACGCCGAGATCGCCGACACGGACGACGCGATCCGCCAGCTGTTCACCGGCCTCGAGCGGCTCGGGGTGTTGGATGGGACGCGTGTGGTGCTGACCGCTGACCACGGCGAGGAGTTCCTCGATCACGGCTTCGTCGAGCACGCGTGGACGCTCTACGACGACGTGCTGCGGGTTCCTCTCGTCCTGTGGCCGGCGTCCGCATGGCCGACGCCGCCGAAGGGGCGGCTCGCCGCGACGGTCGATCTCCTGCCGACGATCCTCGAGGCGCTCGGTGTCCGCGATCGGCCGGCGGGTCTCGACGGTACGCCGCTCGGCGCCGCGGCGGCGCGTCCCTTCGTCGCGGAGCTGCTGATCGCGGAGCGTAACGTGTTGCGCACGGTGATCGACGGTCGATGGAAATACGTGGCGGCGCAGAAATGGCTGCCGCCCGAAGCGCGGCCTGACGCGGCTCGTGTCGAGAACGAGCTCCGCGACTCCGGAGCGCCGCGGGTCGACCCGTGTGGCGTCGTCGTGCACGAGGAGCTCTACGCGCTCGACGCCGACCCGCGCGAGCAGCGCGACCGGGCGGGGGACGACGTCGCCGTGATGGCGAGGCTGCGGGCCGCGCTGGTGCCGACGCTCGCGGCGTGTCGCGGGTCGCGCACGTCGGGCGCGGCCGGCGGGCCGAGCGAGGAGGACCGCCGGCGCCTTCGGGCGCTCGGATACGTCGAGTAG
- a CDS encoding glycosyltransferase family 2 protein: MALSQAWPRVLVIVLNWNGADDTLACLASLQGVDYPAFGVLVIDNGSRRSVCPAVRAAYPAVDCIELPINQGYAGGNNVGLRRALEMHYDFAYVLNNDVVVDSGALRAAVAAARSDGVAAVGGKVLAFDDPGRLWMTYGGVDYRQSLVSLAGWGERDTGQYDEPRDVEWVPGCALLLSCGALRDVGTFDEDFFAYHEDVDWCASARERGWRIRYTPDAIVRHRGNRTLGGPAYVSPRKYLSARSTVLFARKHATTLQKIKLWTCIVLTLPFVFLRRLPTGEAGGVWLKVRGWLDGVRRRQPPFRALGLR; the protein is encoded by the coding sequence ATGGCACTCTCGCAAGCGTGGCCGCGGGTGCTCGTCATCGTCCTGAATTGGAACGGCGCCGATGACACGCTCGCCTGCCTCGCGAGTCTCCAGGGCGTGGACTATCCGGCTTTTGGCGTCCTGGTGATCGACAACGGATCGCGCCGGTCGGTGTGTCCGGCGGTGCGAGCGGCGTATCCGGCGGTCGACTGCATCGAGCTGCCGATCAACCAGGGCTATGCGGGCGGAAACAACGTGGGGCTGCGGCGGGCACTCGAGATGCACTATGACTTCGCATACGTTCTGAACAACGACGTCGTGGTCGATTCCGGGGCGTTGCGTGCCGCCGTCGCGGCGGCGCGGTCGGACGGGGTTGCGGCGGTTGGCGGCAAGGTTCTGGCGTTCGACGACCCGGGTCGACTCTGGATGACCTATGGCGGCGTCGACTATCGCCAGAGCCTGGTGAGCCTGGCGGGCTGGGGCGAGCGGGACACCGGTCAGTACGACGAGCCGCGCGACGTCGAATGGGTGCCGGGATGCGCCCTGCTGCTGTCGTGCGGCGCTCTCCGCGACGTCGGCACCTTCGACGAGGACTTCTTCGCGTATCACGAGGACGTCGACTGGTGCGCGAGCGCGCGCGAGCGCGGATGGCGGATCCGATACACGCCCGACGCGATCGTCCGCCACCGCGGCAACCGGACGCTCGGCGGCCCGGCCTACGTCAGCCCGCGCAAGTACCTGAGTGCGCGCAGCACGGTGCTCTTCGCGCGCAAGCACGCCACGACGCTTCAGAAGATCAAGCTGTGGACTTGTATCGTGCTCACCCTGCCGTTCGTGTTCCTGCGCCGTCTGCCGACGGGTGAGGCGGGCGGCGTGTGGCTCAAGGTGCGGGGATGGCTCGACGGCGTGCGCCGTCGCCAGCCGCCGTTCCGCGCGCTCGGGCTGCGTTGA
- a CDS encoding polyprenol monophosphomannose synthase, which produces MAKKVVVIPTYNERANIGAIVPQILAVDPEIEVLVADDSSPDGTADAVEHLAGESPRVHLLLRTVRQGIGPAYIAGFRRALEMGADLVVQMDADFSHPISSLPALFAEIDGADVVLGSRYINGITVVNWPIERLLLSYFGNAYARAITKMPVRDITGGFKCWKRRALEMVDLDRVRSNGYAFQIEMSYRLWRKGGRIKELPIIFADRTVGESKMNKRISIEAFWIVWWLKMQDLRGKL; this is translated from the coding sequence ATGGCCAAGAAAGTCGTCGTCATCCCGACGTACAACGAGCGTGCGAACATCGGCGCGATCGTGCCGCAGATCCTCGCGGTCGATCCCGAGATCGAGGTGCTCGTCGCGGACGACAGCTCGCCGGACGGCACCGCCGACGCGGTCGAGCACCTGGCGGGCGAGAGCCCGCGCGTGCATCTCCTCCTGCGCACGGTGCGGCAGGGCATCGGGCCGGCCTACATCGCCGGCTTCAGGCGCGCCCTCGAGATGGGCGCCGACCTCGTCGTGCAGATGGACGCCGACTTCTCCCACCCGATCTCCTCGCTCCCGGCGCTGTTCGCCGAGATCGACGGTGCGGACGTGGTGCTCGGCTCGCGCTACATCAATGGCATCACGGTCGTGAACTGGCCGATCGAACGGCTGCTGTTGAGCTACTTCGGGAACGCGTACGCCCGCGCGATCACCAAGATGCCCGTCCGGGACATCACCGGAGGGTTCAAGTGCTGGAAGCGGCGCGCGCTCGAGATGGTCGACCTCGATCGCGTCCGGTCGAACGGCTACGCGTTCCAGATCGAGATGTCGTACCGCCTCTGGCGCAAGGGCGGCCGCATCAAGGAGTTGCCGATCATCTTCGCCGATCGGACGGTCGGCGAGTCCAAGATGAACAAGCGCATCAGCATCGAGGCCTTCTGGATCGTGTGGTGGTTGAAGATGCAGGACCTGCGCGGGAAGCTCTGA
- a CDS encoding glycosyltransferase family 4 protein, which yields MAATRPHLFVLNERDLANPLAGGAEVHQNEVFGRLAARGFPVTVVCAGYPGAPPVGEERGMRVLHAGNRYTFYLRGPLVAHRLVRDVGDRALLVENLNKLPFYGPLWSNVPVLGLVHHLFGATAFRQERFPIAAATYLSERPIPWVYRRVPMIAVSPSTRDDLIARGVPAANVTFIPNGLDHERYRPAGQAPGPTVLSLGRVETYKRIDVVIDAMPRVLARVPAAKLVIVGRGEAVADLERRVARLRLASAVEFRGFVDEAEKVALYQSARVFVNPSEKEGWGLTVLEAAACGAPAVASDSPGLRDSVRHDESGLLVPHGDVGACAAAMLRLLSEDATWESLRAGALAWAARFTWDSVTDQIEAVIDRVAGFGVRT from the coding sequence GTGGCGGCGACGCGGCCGCACTTGTTCGTTCTCAATGAGCGCGACCTCGCGAACCCCCTGGCCGGGGGCGCCGAGGTGCATCAGAACGAGGTCTTCGGGAGGCTCGCGGCGCGCGGCTTCCCGGTGACGGTGGTGTGCGCCGGTTATCCAGGGGCGCCGCCGGTTGGCGAGGAGCGCGGCATGCGCGTCCTGCACGCCGGCAACCGGTACACGTTCTACCTTCGCGGCCCGCTCGTCGCGCATCGTCTCGTGCGTGACGTCGGGGACCGCGCGTTGCTGGTCGAGAACCTGAACAAGCTGCCGTTCTACGGGCCGCTCTGGTCCAACGTGCCGGTGCTCGGCCTCGTGCACCACCTCTTCGGCGCCACCGCGTTCCGGCAGGAGCGGTTCCCGATCGCGGCCGCGACGTACTTGAGCGAGCGTCCGATTCCCTGGGTCTACCGGCGCGTGCCGATGATCGCGGTCTCGCCGAGCACGCGCGACGATCTGATCGCGCGCGGCGTCCCGGCGGCGAACGTCACGTTCATTCCGAATGGACTGGACCACGAACGGTACCGGCCGGCGGGGCAGGCGCCCGGGCCGACGGTGCTGTCGCTCGGGCGGGTCGAGACCTACAAGCGCATCGACGTCGTCATCGACGCGATGCCGCGCGTGCTGGCGCGCGTGCCGGCGGCGAAGCTCGTGATCGTCGGGCGCGGCGAGGCGGTCGCGGATCTCGAGCGGCGGGTCGCGCGTCTGCGCCTCGCATCGGCCGTCGAGTTCCGCGGCTTCGTGGATGAGGCCGAAAAGGTCGCGCTCTACCAGTCGGCGCGCGTCTTCGTGAACCCTTCGGAGAAGGAGGGCTGGGGCCTCACGGTGCTCGAGGCGGCGGCGTGCGGCGCCCCCGCGGTGGCGAGCGATTCGCCGGGGCTTCGTGACTCGGTTCGCCACGACGAGAGCGGCCTGCTGGTGCCGCACGGCGACGTCGGGGCATGTGCCGCCGCGATGCTGCGTCTCTTGAGCGAGGACGCGACCTGGGAGAGCCTCCGGGCCGGAGCGCTCGCCTGGGCGGCGCGTTTCACATGGGACAGCGTCACCGATCAGATCGAGGCCGTGATCGATCGTGTGGCGGGGTTCGGCGTCCGGACGTGA